TTATATCGACGAGGAGGAGCATCATGCGCACGGCGCGTATTTGCTGATGCACGACGCGGCGTTGAAAGCGCTGGACGATCGAACGCGCGAGGCGGCCGCTTGGCTCGTTCGCAATCATCGCAAGCGGAAGTTGCTCGACGAACACCGGTTTCGGGGGAAGGAACGGGAGGCGACGGGGCGTCTCGCGGTGCTGCTGCGGTTGGCCGACGCGCTCGATTACGAGCATCGGCAGGAGGCGGCCGTACGGATTGCCGCCGCGGGCGCGGACGGCTGTTTCGAGGTCCATGTAGAAGGTTATGATCTTCGGAAATACGAACGGAAGATGGGGAAGAAGCTGGCGTTCGCCCCCGAATTCGGGTTCGAACGCATACGCGTCGTCGACGGCTCGGGCGCGGCCGCCGAGTATTGATTACTTCCCGACGCGCCCTTGCTCGGTGCCGGCTCCGGTGAACGTATGCTTCATGGCGTGAGCGATTTCGTCCATTCGCTCGTTCATCCGTTCGTCGCCGCGGCGTTCGGTTTTCGAAGAATCTTTCGTTTTTCGCGAATTGGATGTCATGGTCGGCATCTCCTTTCGATTTGGGTGTCTTTACGCTTCCCCGAACCGGCGCCGCCCATTCGGCGCGGGGCGCGTTTCCAATCTATTCTACCGAGAGGAAGAGATTTGATATGCTCGACATCGCCCTCGCGTTCGCGCTCTGCATCGTCTGGGGCTTCGCGCTCGTCCGCGCCTGGCTCGGCTTGGCCGCGCTGCGGGAGCTGCCGTCCGGACTGCCGCTGCCGGAGAAACCGCCGCTCGTCTCGGTCGTCGTAGCGGCGAAGGAGGAGCAAGACCATATAGAGGAGACGATTCGGCGGCTCCTGCGGCAGACGTATCCGCGGCTCGAGATTATCGCGGTGAACGACCGGTCGAACGACGCGACCGGCGCCAAAATCGACGACATCAAGCGGTGGGTCGACGCCCTTCGTTCGGAGCATCCGCGGCTCACCGCAGTGCATATAACGCAGCTGCCGAAGGGGTGGCTCGGCAAAAATCATGCGCTGTATCAAGGCAGCCTGCAGGCGAGGGGCACTTATTTGCTGTTTACCGACGCGGACGTCCGATTCGACGAGGATGCGATCCGCGACGCGGTCGCTTACGCGATCGCCCAGAAAGCAGATCATGTAACGCTGCTGCCGAAGATGGAAGCCCGGGGCTTCTGGCTGCGGGGGTTCGTGCAGTACGTTCTATTCAGCATTTGCCTCTGGCTGCCGCCGTGGCTCGGGAACGACGATCGCCAGAAGAAAACCGGCATGGGGGTCGGCGCTTTCAATCTGATTCGCAGAGAGACGTACGAGCGGATCGGTACGCATCGCGCGCTGTCGATGCGCCCGGACGACGATTTGCGGCTCGGCATGCTCGTGAAGCAGGCGGGCTGCCGCCAGCGCGTCGCGCTCGGCGCGAAGCGGATCGCCGTAGAATGGTATCCGTCGCTTCGGGCGGCGATTCTTGGACTCGAAAAAAACTTGTACTCCGGCTTCTCGTTCCGGCTTCCGCTGGCGGGGGCCGGAGCCGGCTTGCAGCTGCTGTGCTGCGCCCTGCCGCTGACGGCGCTTCTGTGGGCCCGCGGTCCCGCGTTCGGACTGTACGCCGCCGCCGCGGCGCTGTTTGCGGCCGTCTACGCGCTCCACGCGCGCCGGCTCGCGCTGGATCGGGGACTGACCGCCGCGGCGCTGCCGGTGTCGGTCTATCTGTTCGTATGGGTGATGATCCGCTCGATCGCTTTGGCGCATATCCGGAAGGGCGTGTACTGGCGGGGAACCTTTTATAAACTGGACGAGCTCAGAGAGTGGTTTCGATAAAACGGCAAACGGCCCTGGCGTCTCGGGATAGACGCAGGGCCGTTCGTTTCGGTTAATGCCGGTCGGGTAGCGATTCGACGAAGGCGTCGTTCATCTGCAGCAGCCTCATGATGCGAACGAAATCGTCCTTGTACAGCAGCGGGTCCGCCTCGAGCGCGGGATCGCCCGCCGACAGCGGGATGACCGTGCCTTCGCCGAACGTTTCGCCCGAGATGTACATGATTTTGTCGTTAAAGAACGATCCGGTCGGCAAATAAAACCGGCTGCCCAGGATGTTGTGGGACGAGTTCAACAAATCTTGACCGAATTGAATGTGGGCGTTCAGCTTTACGCCGAGCAAATTGCTCATCGTCGCCATGAAGTCGACCTGCCCGCCGAGCCGATCGAAGACGGCGCCCTCGTCGGTGACTCCGGGAATCGCGATCAAGAACGGGATGTTATGCACGGTGCGGGCGTCGTATTCGTGACCGAGGGTCTTCTCCAGCAGCTCGCGGTCCACCGCGGCGAGCGAGTGAGAGGAGACGCCGAAATGGTCGCCGTACACGACAAGCATCGTATTCTCCCATAGTCCTTCTTCCTTCAGACGTTCGATGAACAAGCCGAGCGCATGGTCGGAATAATTCGTCATCTTCAAATAATTGCCGATATCGGTGCCTTCCCATTCCTCCGGCAGCGGGAGCATTTCTTTGCCTTCGGGAGGAATGAACGGATGATGCGAGCTTTGCGCGACGACGTGCGCGTAGAACGGTTTGCCCGAATCCCGAAGCTCCCGCAGCACCGGAATCGTTTTGTCGTACAGCACCTCGTCGGACGCGCCGAACGCGATGATGTCCTCTTCGCCGAAGTACGCTTTGTCGTAATGCCGGTCGAAGCCGAGCGCCGGGTACAGCTGCACTCGATTCCAGAACGCCACGTCGTTCGTGTGCAGCGTTACGGTCGCATACCCGCGTTCTTTAAGGATGCGAGGGAGGCTCGGCAGCAGCTTGCTGCCGTACGCCTGCGAAGCGGCCTGCTGCGCAGGCGGGTAGAATCCGGTATTAACGATAAATTCGGCGTCGGACGTGTTGCCCTGCCCGATCGATTGGTACACGTTCGAGAAGTAGTAACTTTCCCGAACGAGATCGTTCAGTACGGGGGTGATTTCCCGGCCGTCGACGCTGAGGCCGACCAAGAAATTTTGGAACGATTCGAGCTGCACGACGACGACGTTGCGGCCTTCGGCCGCGCCGAAGCCGAACGGTTCCGTCGGAATCGTTATATTTTTCACGGAGCGGACCGCGTCGGCCGTAATCGGTTCGGCGTTCGCGGCGGCGCGCGCTTCGGTCACGCCCGTCAGCACGGTATGCACCTCGTAAGCGACAAGCCCCATGCGCTCGGCCTGCTTCAGCTCGTTCAGCAAGTTGCCGTATAGGATGCTGTAAGCGGCCAGTACCGTTGCGGAAGCGCCGAACAGCGGCGCGAGAATTTTGCGGTTCGGCCGCGGAGCGTTCGCGAACGGCGTTCGGCGAAAGCAGCGAAGAAGAAAGAAGACGATAATATCCATAAAATACAGCACGTAAAGCGGCTGAAGCAGGTCCAAAATGCTGTCGCTGACGTCGAGCACCTGGTGCGCCTGCATGAACGCATGATACGTAACGACGATGCCGAATTGGCGGAAATAGACGATGACGGACACCATCGCAGCCGACAGGACGGCGTTCAGCAGCAAGTACGCGGTACGCTTATTCCGTTCGTCTTTGAACGCCAATTCGACGGGAACGGTGAACAGCAGCAAAGACGGCAGAGCGACGACCAAACAATCCCAAGGATTGACATTGCGAAATAAAAAATATTGCAGCCCGTAATACTTCAGCGTCAGCAAGAAGGTTACGGCCGCAAATGGATTCATGACGGCGGACGACCATCGCTTCATCGTGACATCACCCCTTTTTATCTTTTTCACGCACGATGAATGAACAATGTTTTCATTATAGCGAAATGTAAATGTTTTGCAAAGGACGTAAGGCGGGGGATTTCCCGGCCCTTCGTCGGCATCGTCGCGAAACGGCCCTTAATGTCTGCCGGAGGTTCATTTGCTCTCGTTCAACCGCCGTAGCTTCGATTTGGCGCGAATTTATGACACAAATTATGACTTTCGTGACTTGAAAACAAAAAGTTAGCGGCTATACTATTATTTGTCTACGAGACGAAAAAAATTTCTCAATACTGTCATAGGATGGAAGGGAGAGCGGCGCGTTGAATGCAGTAAGAAAAATATTGGCGCTTCCTGGCGTGCTTTTGTTCGTGTTCGCGATTGCGGCGGCGCCGGTCGTCTTTCAAATGTCGAGGAACGGGCCGGATTCGGGGTCGATCGAATTCCGTTGGTCGTCCATGTGGGTCCAGATTCGAAACTACTTTCACGGGATCGGCACCGGGGACTCGTTTGCGTTCTACACAGGGCTTTCCGAGTATGCATTTTGGACGCATATCGGCAGTTACTTTCAGGTATCGTTCTTGTATATTAGCGCCGGTGCGTTGATCGGCACGACCATCGGCATCTTGTTCGGCATCGGCTTCGCCGCCTCCCGCAGCGAATGGTGGAAGCGGATCGTCGAAATTACAGGCGTTCTCCCGGATTTCATCATCATTTTGCTGCTGCAGTTCGCGATCGTTGAAATCGCGAAACGCACCGGCATCGTCGTCTTCAAGGTGGCGAACGTTTCGAGCGGGGAGGAGCCTGCCGTCGTGCTGCCGCTGCTTTCGATGATCATCATTCCATCCTTATATATGATTCGTAACGTAGCGCTCCAAATGCGTCTGTCGCTCACCGAAGATTATATCGCCAGCGCGAAGGCCCGCGGGCTCGGGAAAGCGTACATCTTGTTTTTCCATGCGCTGCCGAACGTGCTTCCATTCGTGAAAGCGGATTTGCATAAATTTATGGGTCTTATGATCGGCAACTTGTTTATTGTCGAGTATTTCTACAATATGTACGGGATCACGAAGCTGCTGTTCTCGGACGCGTTCGGGGCGCAGGGCTATCAATACGATCTTGTCGTGAACGGCATTTTGACGCTGCTTGTCCTATACGCCCTGCTGTACGCGATCATGCGACTGTATTTATACGGTTGGAAAAAGGCGGTGGCCCGATGAACAAAACGCTGCTAGCCGGACTTATGATTACGGCGATGATGATCGCGATCGGTCTCGTCGGTCCGCGATTGGCGCCGTACGACCTCGAACATCAAGCGGAAATCAAATTTTATATCAACGAAAAAGGCGAGGCCGATCTGATCGCGCCGCCGGTGCCGCCGGGGGCGTTATACCCGCTCGGCACCGACCGCAACGGCTACGATTTACTGACGAAAATTTTACACGGCGCCAAATATACGATTTTCCTTGCGCTCGGCATCGCGTTCGCCAGAGTGGCGCTCGGCGGCGTCATCGGCTTGTTCCTCGGCTACTTCGGCAAGGAGGCCGCGAAGAAACCTTCCGGCAACGGCTATTTGGACGTATTGAACGGCATCCCTTTATTTTTAATCGTGTTTTTCATTCTGTACGGCATCTCGATCAATCCCGCCGTATCTCCGGCGGCGCTATCCATGATTATGGCGGTCGTGTTCCTCGTGATCGGCATTCCGAGCGTCGTCGCCACGGTGAAGGAAAAAACGGCGGAAATCCGGGAGCGGCAGTTCGTGCTCGCCTCCCGATCGCTCGGCGTCGGGCACTCCCGCATGATCGGACGCCATTTGTTTCCGCACTTGAAGGAAAGCTTCTTGATTTTGTTCGTGAACGAAATCATCATGACGTTAAATTTGTTCGGGCAGCTGGCGATTTTCAATTTGTTCGTCGGCGGCACGACGATGACGGTCGACCCGGTCGAATATTTGAGCCGAACGAACGAGTGGGCCGGTTTGATCGGCGCGGCGCGGAACGGCATTTATGTGTATCAATGGATTTTGTTCGTGCCGCTGGCGTTCTACGTGACGCTGATCGTAGGGTTTTATTTCGTGTCGAAGGGACTAGAATCGCTTTATAAACAAAAATACAGCAAGTTTTCGCACGTTTGATACGCAGCGAAGCGAGGGCCGCCCGTTCGAGGCGGCCCGTTTCAATTCCGAATGGTTACCTTCGTCCCGATCGGGATGTGGCGGTACAGCCACTCCACGTCTTTGTTCAGCATACGGATGCAGCCGGACGAGACGCTGTGGCCGATCGAGTACGGACGATTCGTGCCGTGAATGCCGTAGCGGTAGCCGCCGGTATTCGGCACTGCGAGGCCGAGCCAGCGGGTGCCGAACGGGTTGCGTTTGTCGCCGCCGGGGATGTTGCTGCGCAAATACCATGGGTTCATGATTTTGTTGGCGATCGCAAACTCGCCTTCCGGCGTTAAGGCGCCCTTGCCTGTCGCCACAGGAAACCAGTATTGCGGCGTATCGTTGACGTAAACGACGAGCACATGCTTCGATTTGCTGATGACAAGATGGATGTCGTCCTCGACGGGGGCCGCCGCTGCAGGAGCCGGCAGAGCGAACGCCGCGAGCGGCGCAAGCGTCCAAAAGAGGATCGCGAGGAACGACATTCGGATCCGATGGCAGGTTATGGCGGGTCATCCTTTCTTGCTTGTCCCTCTCGCCATAATTTCCCCGATTGCGTCGATTTTTATATGTCCCCGCACGGGTCATACTAAAGTCGAAACGAACGGAGGTGACACGCCGATGGCGCGCAGAAACAACCGCAACCGCCTGCTCGTTCCGGAGTCCCGGCGGGAGCTGGCGGCATTCCGAACCGAAGTGCTCCGCAAGGAAGGATACGAAGTCGACCCGGCTCGTCCTGCGGAGGCGAAATTCAATGTCGCGCAGTCGCTGGGCGTCCCGCTCCGGCGCGGGTATAACGGGGATTTGGATACGGAGTCGGCGGGGAAGGTCGGCGGCGTCATCGGCGGCCTGATGGTGCGCGAGCTCGTCAAGCTGGCGCAGCGGCAGCTCGCCGAACAACGTCGATAACGAGAGAGGAGTTCATCCGCGATGAAAGAACGACCGGATCTTCCGACGCAGCGCAAGCGCGCGAGCAAAAGCTACGACGATCAACAAAACATGTCCGAGTTCGCGGAGGAAGCGGTGACGCTGAAGCCCGAAAAGGCGAAGGAGTACCCGCCGAACTTGAACCGGATCGAGAAAAATTTGCCGTAGCCAACGCGGCCGACCCCGGAGCAGACACTCCGGGGTCGGTTTTTTCGTTGTTAGGGGGCGATACGCTTTACTCCCGCGCAAGGACGAGGACGACGCTGGCGAGCGGGGGGACGACGGCTTCGGCCCCTTCGAACGAGTCGATCGGTTCTGCCGACGCCCGCTCGCCGTCGCATAGGACGCTCCACGCTCCGGCGTCGGGCAGCGGCAGCGCCGCAGCGCACCGTCCCGCGTTATGGGCGACGAAGTACAGGCGATTGTCGCCGCTCGGCGGCGACAGCGTGTACGCGATGACGTACGGCGGCGTGTCGACGATGCGAAGCGAGGTTCGCACGAGCTCCGCGGTCGGCAGACGGAACGCCGCGTGCGCGCGGCGCAGGGCGATCAGCCCGCGGACGTAGTCGACGTCGCCTCGGAACCGTTCGGCTCGCCGCCAATCGAGCCGGTTGACGGCGTCGGGCGATCGGTAGCTGTTGTGCTCGCCGCCCTTCGTGCGGAACCATTCTTGCCCGGCGTGCAGCAGCGGGATCCCCTGCGAGGTGAAGAGCACCGACGCCGCGAGGCGCTGCATCGCGCGACGCGCCGATTCGTCGTCGTCCGCGTTGGAGCTCACGAGTTTATCCCACAGCGTATGATTGTCGTGCACCTCGGCGTAATTGATCGTCTGTTCGGGCTCGAGCGCATGGCCGTCGATGCCGCGGCCGTACTCGATGCCGCCGACGATCCCGATCCAGACGTCATGCGCCCGCGCGCCTTCGCCGCTGACGAAGCCGCGCTCCTCCGCGTAGAAGACGCCGCCGCGAATGCCGTCCCGGAACCGGTCGTGGAAGAAGCCGACGCGGGGGACGGCCCGGGCGTTCGGCAGCGACGCCTTCCGCTCCTCGGGCAGCGGGGTGTCGAGCACCCAGCCCTCGCCGTATACCAGAATCGTCGGGTCGATCCGGTCGAGCCTCTCGCGCACGGCCCGCATCGTCTCGACGTCATGAATGCCCATCAGATCGAACCGGAAGCCGTCGACATGGTACGATTCCGCCCAATAGGCGACGCAATCGACGATGAGCTTGCGCATCATCGCGCGCTCCGACGCGGTGTCGTTGCCGACGCCGGTGCCGTTCGCCGGCGTCCCGTCCGGCCGGAAGCGGAAGTAATAGCCGGGGACGAGCCGCTCGAGCGACGAGCGGAGCAGCGAAAATTGGTGGTTGTACACGACGTCGAGCGACACTCGGATGCCGCGGCGGTGGAAGGCGGCGACGAGCGCCTTCAGCTCGCGAAGGCGGACGGCCGGATCATACGGATCCGTCGCGTAAGAGCCCTCCGGCGCGAACCAATGGGCGGGGTCGTACCCCCAATTGTAGGCCCGTGCCGGATCCGTCTCGTCGACGGAGACGAAGTCGGCGACCGGCAGCAGCTGCACGTGCGTGACGCCGAGCGACGTGACGTAGTCGAGGCCGGTCGCGAAACCGTCCGGCGTGCGCGTCCCGCCTTCGGCGAGGCCGGCGTACGTTCCGGGCCGCGCGGCGCCGCTGTCCGGATGCACCGTGGCGTCTCGCACGTGCAGCTCGTAGAGGACGGCGTCGGTCGGCGCTCCGAAGGGCGGCCGGACGTCCGCCGCCCAGCCGTCCGGCTCGGCGCGCGCCGGATCGACGACGGCGCCGAGCCGGCCGTTCGCCGACACGGCACGGGCGTACGGGTCGACGGCTTCGCGCCATTCGTCGTCGATCCACACTTTATATGTATAGAAGAGCGAGTGGCAGTCCCCTTCGAGCCGGATCGTCCATGTGCCGTTCGCCGACGGCTCCATCGGGCGCTCTTCGCCCGCCGCCGCGTCGGCCGCGCGGTAGATGACCAGACTCGCCCGTTCGGCGGTCGGCGCCCACAGCCGGAACGACGTCGCCTCGGGGGCGTACGCCGCGCCCAAATCGTCGCCGTCGTAGACGAAGCGCCGCTCGAACTCGGGCGAGTCGAACATGCCGCGCAGCGATACGGCCGCTTCCGGCACGCCCGGCAGGCGGACGGCGTACCGTTCGCCGACGTCGAGTGGCTCGGCCGTGAGGGCGCGGAACGTCCGCGCGCCCAGGGGAACGACGCCGCGCAGCGGAATCAGGCGGCCGCAGGCGGCGCGGCGGACGTCCAGCGCCGCCGCGGCTGCCGCCTCGTCCATGCCGTCCGGCAGCCGATTGAGCCGCACGTCCACCGCATGCGGCGACGTCATCATGGCCTCGACGATGCGCCGCCGCCGCCGCGCGTAAGCGAGCGCCCGCTCCGCCCGCGTATACATACGCTCGTCGCCCTCGACGATCCACACTTCGGCGACGCCTCGCTCGTCGACCTCTTCCACGTACCGGTCGTCGAATTCCCGCTCGGCCCAAAGCTCTTCCGCGGTCGAACGCCGCAGCAGCAAACCGATGCGCGTGACGCCCGACATATGCTCCAAACGGCAATGCGCCGTCGCTCCGAAATCGTCCCGTTCCTCGAACGGGAACGAAGCGCCTTCCCGGCCTTCCGGCCATGCCCACGCGTTCCAACCGCCGTACGTTTCGTCGAACCGATAATAGTGCACGATCAGCGTCGCGCGCTCCGTCTGGATGAACATGCTGCCGAATCCCTCGCTTTGTCGTTGCAGTCTAAGTTCGTACCTTAATATTGTAAGCGAACGTCCGGCGTCTGGCAGCCTCCATTTTTCAAAACGCGGCCAGTTTATGATATCGTAGGAAGAGACAAGCGCTTGAAAAGGAGGATGCTTTATGCGAATTACTTTTCTGGGACATTCCGGACTGCTGGTGGAAGCAGGCGGCAAACGCGTCGCGATCGATCCGTTCCTTACCGGCAACCCGATGGCGGCGAT
The nucleotide sequence above comes from Paenibacillus sp.. Encoded proteins:
- a CDS encoding L,D-transpeptidase → MSFLAILFWTLAPLAAFALPAPAAAAPVEDDIHLVISKSKHVLVVYVNDTPQYWFPVATGKGALTPEGEFAIANKIMNPWYLRSNIPGGDKRNPFGTRWLGLAVPNTGGYRYGIHGTNRPYSIGHSVSSGCIRMLNKDVEWLYRHIPIGTKVTIRN
- a CDS encoding LTA synthase family protein, with product MKRWSSAVMNPFAAVTFLLTLKYYGLQYFLFRNVNPWDCLVVALPSLLLFTVPVELAFKDERNKRTAYLLLNAVLSAAMVSVIVYFRQFGIVVTYHAFMQAHQVLDVSDSILDLLQPLYVLYFMDIIVFFLLRCFRRTPFANAPRPNRKILAPLFGASATVLAAYSILYGNLLNELKQAERMGLVAYEVHTVLTGVTEARAAANAEPITADAVRSVKNITIPTEPFGFGAAEGRNVVVVQLESFQNFLVGLSVDGREITPVLNDLVRESYYFSNVYQSIGQGNTSDAEFIVNTGFYPPAQQAASQAYGSKLLPSLPRILKERGYATVTLHTNDVAFWNRVQLYPALGFDRHYDKAYFGEEDIIAFGASDEVLYDKTIPVLRELRDSGKPFYAHVVAQSSHHPFIPPEGKEMLPLPEEWEGTDIGNYLKMTNYSDHALGLFIERLKEEGLWENTMLVVYGDHFGVSSHSLAAVDRELLEKTLGHEYDARTVHNIPFLIAIPGVTDEGAVFDRLGGQVDFMATMSNLLGVKLNAHIQFGQDLLNSSHNILGSRFYLPTGSFFNDKIMYISGETFGEGTVIPLSAGDPALEADPLLYKDDFVRIMRLLQMNDAFVESLPDRH
- a CDS encoding alpha/beta-type small acid-soluble spore protein; this translates as MARRNNRNRLLVPESRRELAAFRTEVLRKEGYEVDPARPAEAKFNVAQSLGVPLRRGYNGDLDTESAGKVGGVIGGLMVRELVKLAQRQLAEQRR
- a CDS encoding HD domain-containing protein codes for the protein MLTMEEAEALGIALLDKYGLKPDHAKHVERLAMRLFDGARECGWVSESSRSLLAFAAFAHDIGHYIDEEEHHAHGAYLLMHDAALKALDDRTREAAAWLVRNHRKRKLLDEHRFRGKEREATGRLAVLLRLADALDYEHRQEAAVRIAAAGADGCFEVHVEGYDLRKYERKMGKKLAFAPEFGFERIRVVDGSGAAAEY
- the pulA gene encoding type I pullulanase gives rise to the protein MFIQTERATLIVHYYRFDETYGGWNAWAWPEGREGASFPFEERDDFGATAHCRLEHMSGVTRIGLLLRRSTAEELWAEREFDDRYVEEVDERGVAEVWIVEGDERMYTRAERALAYARRRRRIVEAMMTSPHAVDVRLNRLPDGMDEAAAAAALDVRRAACGRLIPLRGVVPLGARTFRALTAEPLDVGERYAVRLPGVPEAAVSLRGMFDSPEFERRFVYDGDDLGAAYAPEATSFRLWAPTAERASLVIYRAADAAAGEERPMEPSANGTWTIRLEGDCHSLFYTYKVWIDDEWREAVDPYARAVSANGRLGAVVDPARAEPDGWAADVRPPFGAPTDAVLYELHVRDATVHPDSGAARPGTYAGLAEGGTRTPDGFATGLDYVTSLGVTHVQLLPVADFVSVDETDPARAYNWGYDPAHWFAPEGSYATDPYDPAVRLRELKALVAAFHRRGIRVSLDVVYNHQFSLLRSSLERLVPGYYFRFRPDGTPANGTGVGNDTASERAMMRKLIVDCVAYWAESYHVDGFRFDLMGIHDVETMRAVRERLDRIDPTILVYGEGWVLDTPLPEERKASLPNARAVPRVGFFHDRFRDGIRGGVFYAEERGFVSGEGARAHDVWIGIVGGIEYGRGIDGHALEPEQTINYAEVHDNHTLWDKLVSSNADDDESARRAMQRLAASVLFTSQGIPLLHAGQEWFRTKGGEHNSYRSPDAVNRLDWRRAERFRGDVDYVRGLIALRRAHAAFRLPTAELVRTSLRIVDTPPYVIAYTLSPPSGDNRLYFVAHNAGRCAAALPLPDAGAWSVLCDGERASAEPIDSFEGAEAVVPPLASVVLVLARE
- a CDS encoding glycosyltransferase family 2 protein produces the protein MLDIALAFALCIVWGFALVRAWLGLAALRELPSGLPLPEKPPLVSVVVAAKEEQDHIEETIRRLLRQTYPRLEIIAVNDRSNDATGAKIDDIKRWVDALRSEHPRLTAVHITQLPKGWLGKNHALYQGSLQARGTYLLFTDADVRFDEDAIRDAVAYAIAQKADHVTLLPKMEARGFWLRGFVQYVLFSICLWLPPWLGNDDRQKKTGMGVGAFNLIRRETYERIGTHRALSMRPDDDLRLGMLVKQAGCRQRVALGAKRIAVEWYPSLRAAILGLEKNLYSGFSFRLPLAGAGAGLQLLCCALPLTALLWARGPAFGLYAAAAALFAAVYALHARRLALDRGLTAAALPVSVYLFVWVMIRSIALAHIRKGVYWRGTFYKLDELREWFR
- a CDS encoding ABC transporter permease subunit; the encoded protein is MNAVRKILALPGVLLFVFAIAAAPVVFQMSRNGPDSGSIEFRWSSMWVQIRNYFHGIGTGDSFAFYTGLSEYAFWTHIGSYFQVSFLYISAGALIGTTIGILFGIGFAASRSEWWKRIVEITGVLPDFIIILLLQFAIVEIAKRTGIVVFKVANVSSGEEPAVVLPLLSMIIIPSLYMIRNVALQMRLSLTEDYIASAKARGLGKAYILFFHALPNVLPFVKADLHKFMGLMIGNLFIVEYFYNMYGITKLLFSDAFGAQGYQYDLVVNGILTLLVLYALLYAIMRLYLYGWKKAVAR
- a CDS encoding ABC transporter permease; translation: MNKTLLAGLMITAMMIAIGLVGPRLAPYDLEHQAEIKFYINEKGEADLIAPPVPPGALYPLGTDRNGYDLLTKILHGAKYTIFLALGIAFARVALGGVIGLFLGYFGKEAAKKPSGNGYLDVLNGIPLFLIVFFILYGISINPAVSPAALSMIMAVVFLVIGIPSVVATVKEKTAEIRERQFVLASRSLGVGHSRMIGRHLFPHLKESFLILFVNEIIMTLNLFGQLAIFNLFVGGTTMTVDPVEYLSRTNEWAGLIGAARNGIYVYQWILFVPLAFYVTLIVGFYFVSKGLESLYKQKYSKFSHV